The following DNA comes from Rhodanobacter sp. AS-Z3.
CGTCTTGCGTTCGTCAACAAGATGGATCGCACCGGCGCCAACTTCAACAAGGTGGTTGGCCAGCTGAAGTCCCGTCTGGGCGGCAACGCCGTGCCGATGCAGGTGCCGATTGGCGCCGAGGACGGCTTCGAGGGCGTGGTTGATCTGCTGAAGATGAAGGCGATCATCTGGGACATGGAATCCCAGGGCATGAAGTTTGAATATCGCGAGATTCCGGCTGAGCTTGCCGATGAGGCTGCCGAAGCTCACGCGTTCATGGTTGAGTCGGCGGCGGAAGCCACCGAAGAGCTGATGAACAAGTATCTGGAAGAGGGTGACCTGACCGAGGCGGAAATCATCGCTGGTCTGCGTCAACGCACCCTCGCCAACGAAATCATCCCGATGTTCTGCGGCACGGCGTTCAAGAACAAGGGCGTGCAGGCGATGCTCGACGCCGTTGTGCAGCTGCTGCCGTCGCCTTCGGATCGTCCGCCGGTTGCCGGCATCGACGAAGACGAAAAGGAAGCTAGTCGTCCTGCGGACGACAAGGCTCCGTTCTCGGCGTTGGCATTCAAGATCATGACTGACCCGTTCGTGGGTTCGCTGACCTTCTTCCGTGTCTATTCGGGCACGTTGAATTCCGGCGATGCGGTGTACAACCCGGTCAAGAGCAAGAAAGAGCGCGTCGGTCGTATCCTGCAGATGCACGCGAACGAGCGGCACGAGTTGAAGGAAGTGTGCGCTGGCGATATCGCCGCCGCCGTTGGCTTGAAGGATGTGACGACCGGCGACACCTTGTGCTCGCAGGAACACATCATCACGCTTGAGCGCATGGTTTTCCCGGAGCCAGTGATTTCGATGGCGGTCGAGCCGAAGACCAAGTCCGACCAGGAAAAGATGGGTATTGCGTTGGGTCGTCTGGCTGCAGAAGATCCGTCGTTCCGCGTGCGTACGGATGAAGAGTCGGGTCAGACCATCATCTCCGGCATGGGCGAGTTGCATCTGGATATTCTGGTCGATCGCATGCGCCGCGAATTCAATGTCGAGGCGAACGTCGGCAAGCCGCAGGTGGCTTACCGCGAGACGATCCGCACCAGCGACGTCAAGTCGGATTACAAGCACGCCAAGCAGTCGGGCGGCAAGGGTCAGTACGGTCACGTGGTGATCGAGATGTCGCCAATCAGTGCTGCCGATCGGGCTGACGAGAAGATCGCGGCTGGCATCAAGGACGACTTCCTGTTCATCAACGACATCACTGGTGGCGTGATTCCGAAGGAATTCATTCCTTCAATCGAGAAGGGTTTGCGCGAGACGATCACCAGTGGTCCGCTGGCCGGCTTCCCGGTGGTGAACGTCAAGGCCAAGTTGGTCTTCGGTTCCTACCATGACGTCGATTCGTCGGAA
Coding sequences within:
- the fusA gene encoding elongation factor G, translated to MARTTPIARYRNFGIMAHIDAGKTTTTERILFYTGVSHKIGEVHDGAATMDWMEQEQERGITITSAATTAFWKGMDGSMEQHRFNIIDTPGHVDFTIEVERSLRVLDGAVFVLCAVGGVQPQSETVWRQANKYKVPRLAFVNKMDRTGANFNKVVGQLKSRLGGNAVPMQVPIGAEDGFEGVVDLLKMKAIIWDMESQGMKFEYREIPAELADEAAEAHAFMVESAAEATEELMNKYLEEGDLTEAEIIAGLRQRTLANEIIPMFCGTAFKNKGVQAMLDAVVQLLPSPSDRPPVAGIDEDEKEASRPADDKAPFSALAFKIMTDPFVGSLTFFRVYSGTLNSGDAVYNPVKSKKERVGRILQMHANERHELKEVCAGDIAAAVGLKDVTTGDTLCSQEHIITLERMVFPEPVISMAVEPKTKSDQEKMGIALGRLAAEDPSFRVRTDEESGQTIISGMGELHLDILVDRMRREFNVEANVGKPQVAYRETIRTSDVKSDYKHAKQSGGKGQYGHVVIEMSPISAADRADEKIAAGIKDDFLFINDITGGVIPKEFIPSIEKGLRETITSGPLAGFPVVNVKAKLVFGSYHDVDSSEMAFKLAASMAFKQGFAKASPVLLEPIMKVEIVTPEDYMGDVMGDISKRRGMLTGQEDTPSGKTINAEVPLGEMFGYATTIRSLTQGRATFTMEFDHYAEAPTNVAEQVMKKA